The following are from one region of the Streptomyces tuirus genome:
- a CDS encoding serine/threonine-protein kinase, producing MSALLGQGGMGQVWTAYDQRLDRRVAVKLLRPDKVAGQDAEELRRRFVRECRVTAQVDHPGLVTVHDAGSEGEELFLVMQYVDGADLGDHLAEHTPYPWQWAVAVAAQLCAVLSAVHAVPIVHRDLKPRNVMVKQDGTVTVLDLGVASVMDADTTRLTHTGTPIGSPAYMAPEQAMGGAVGPYTDLYALGVVLHELLSGDVPFSGSTALGVLHRHLYEPPLPVRRIRPEVPEALEALVLRLLAKDPQHRPASAQEVYEHLELLLPARGTPTGAALDPTRPFLRPHAPWPDRARTPAPRPAPATPVTETPGQTDIARAVDEVKRLLGEGRVTQAVDILGAILPAAAEQHGANSPVVRTLRKQYAATLLDDGQYRRALPELRRLADERAAEAGQADPQALRHRYEAAQCLEQLGEPAAALAEYRAVLPYYENQYVAAGGPELAHDVRRRIGHLQLALGDRGAAHDTLARLLHDVERTHGPGHPLGAEIRRTLQWLGQVRG from the coding sequence CTGTCCGCCCTCCTCGGGCAGGGCGGCATGGGCCAGGTCTGGACGGCGTACGACCAGCGGCTCGACCGGCGCGTGGCGGTGAAGCTGCTGCGCCCCGACAAGGTGGCGGGGCAGGACGCGGAGGAACTGCGGCGCCGTTTCGTGCGGGAGTGCCGGGTGACCGCGCAGGTCGACCACCCCGGCCTGGTCACCGTGCACGACGCGGGCAGCGAGGGCGAGGAGCTGTTCCTCGTCATGCAGTACGTCGACGGCGCCGACCTCGGCGACCACCTCGCCGAGCACACCCCGTACCCGTGGCAGTGGGCGGTCGCGGTCGCGGCCCAGTTGTGCGCCGTGCTGAGCGCCGTGCACGCGGTGCCGATCGTCCACCGCGACCTCAAGCCGCGCAACGTGATGGTGAAGCAGGACGGCACGGTCACCGTTCTCGACCTCGGTGTCGCTTCCGTCATGGACGCGGACACCACCCGCCTCACCCACACCGGCACGCCCATCGGCTCGCCCGCCTACATGGCCCCGGAGCAGGCGATGGGCGGCGCCGTCGGCCCCTACACCGACCTGTACGCGCTCGGTGTGGTCCTGCACGAACTGCTCAGCGGCGACGTGCCGTTCTCCGGCTCCACGGCCCTCGGCGTCCTGCACCGGCACCTGTACGAGCCCCCGCTGCCCGTACGCCGCATCCGGCCCGAAGTCCCCGAGGCCCTGGAGGCCCTCGTCCTGCGCCTCCTGGCCAAGGACCCGCAGCACCGGCCCGCCTCCGCGCAGGAGGTCTACGAGCACCTGGAGCTGCTCCTGCCCGCGCGCGGGACGCCCACCGGAGCGGCCCTCGACCCCACCCGCCCCTTCCTGCGCCCGCACGCCCCCTGGCCCGACCGTGCGCGCACCCCCGCGCCGCGGCCCGCGCCGGCCACACCCGTCACAGAGACACCGGGGCAGACGGACATCGCCCGCGCCGTCGACGAGGTCAAGCGGCTCCTCGGCGAGGGCCGTGTCACCCAGGCCGTCGACATCCTCGGGGCGATCCTGCCCGCCGCCGCCGAACAGCACGGCGCGAACTCCCCGGTCGTACGCACCCTGCGCAAGCAGTACGCGGCCACGCTCCTGGACGACGGGCAGTACCGGCGCGCCCTGCCCGAGCTGCGCCGCCTCGCCGACGAACGCGCCGCCGAGGCGGGCCAGGCCGACCCGCAGGCCCTGCGCCACCGCTACGAGGCCGCCCAGTGCCTGGAACAGCTGGGCGAACCGGCCGCGGCGCTCGCCGAGTACCGGGCGGTCCTGCCGTACTACGAGAACCAGTACGTCGCCGCCGGCGGACCCGAGCTCGCGCACGACGTCCGCCGCCGGATCGGGCACCTCCAGCTCGCCCTCGGCGACCGCGGAGCCGCCCACGACACCCTGGCCCGGCTGCTGCACGACGTGGAGCGCACCCACGGCCCCGGGCACCCGCTCGGTGCGGAGATCCGCAGGACGCTGCAGTGGCTGGGCCAGGTCCGCGGCTGA